TTTAGACCGAACGGGATATGGGCTTTGTTACGATCCCAAAACTCGGGATTACAAGTTATAGTGTTCTATAATAAAGAATTTAACAATCGTGTTTGTAATGTTCGGGTTTATATTTTAggttccaattcatggaaaacaCTTCCATGTCGCATTCCTTATTGTATCCCTATGGATGGAGAAAATGATAGGCGGCGAGGAGGActtcccgggtttttttttttaatggagcATTGCATTGGTTGGTATATTCAGTTGGGGAAAAGGAAAAGTCGTCGAAGGTTTTACTTTCTTTTGATATTGCAGATGAAAGATTCCTGGAAATCTCTCAGCCGGATGAAAAATGGGAGAAATTTGATTATAAATTTGTGGGCGTGGTGGGAGAACGTCTCTGCATGCTTTGTAGTGTTAGCAAGGTTGGTTTTGAAGTATGGGTAATGAACGATTATGGAATAAAAGAGTCTTGGACTAAACTGTTTCAGATTGATCAAGTGACAAGACCCCTTAACTACTTGAGGAATATAGTAGATTTAGGAAACGGCGAGATCCTATTAGATGATGAGAAgagtaataattttattttgtatgaCCCAAACAAAAAACTGTTAGATTTCAACCGACCCGTCTTCCAGAACAGTACGGATTTCCAGAGCGTAAATAGAcgtaatatttttgtgtatatggaGAGCTTGGTTTCAGTTAACTCTGGTACGCATGTTGGGGATAAACAAGAAAGATTAGATTACTGTGAAGCCATTAAAGGCCTGCGATAAAGACTTTAGAAACAAGATGACACATTTAGGGAGTGTTCTTATGCACTAGTTTTAATTAAAACATTATGCTGTTAGTTGCTTATTCATATACACTTTATTCTCTGAGGTTTTTGTTGTATTTACGTGGATTTCAATTAGAAAGTCTAGTATGCATAATACACGACATGAGAAGGTGTACGTCAAAAGAAAGCGAGTTCAATGCTGTAAATGCTCGTTTTCTTACTCACACAGAAAGAAGTGTTTGGAGTTGGTAATTTGGAATTTAAGAAAATGAAATCCAAAACACCAGAAGCTCGAAATCAATCACATATTCTCTGAAGGTGGTTCAATTGCATCGCCATTTTGAAGCAGTTTACGGAACACTGGTTTCAGATTATTAGATTCTTCAATAGCCTCGCCATTTTCGAAAAGCTGTTTCCTGAGAACAACATGTGTATGCCCGAAAAGTTGCTTCTTTAGTGATTGAAATGCCATATCTAATCTCTCCAACTGTTCCATTGAATTTTTATTATACATAAACAAGCCGTAGTAAAGCTCGAAACTATCCCCAAACGTGTTCTCCATCAAATTCAACAAAGTTTCATATCCTTTAGTATTTATCCATGTCGATTCTAACCCAAGTTTCTCTAGAATTCTCCCCAGTGTATGTGTTATAAATTGCGATTCTGCAGCATCCTTATCGTGCTGAGCAGAAGACATTTCCACCATCCTACAACCTTCCTGAGCAAAAATATTTAGAAATTTTTCGCAACGACTAATCCTCGATTCCTCATCCCCAATTCTAACTTTATCATAAACAAATGGAAGATTTTCCCAGCTATCTCTGCCACTTTCAGGTCCAAACATCGGATGTgtacataaaacatcaaactctgGCGGTAAAACCTGAAGAAACACTTTTCTCGGGAACTCTTTAACAAAGTATTTCTTTTTAATCTTTGTAACGGAAACGATCTAAGAACTAATTCAAAAGAAACTATAGAGCTACAAAGAAGTACGACATCAGGATGTTGTTCACATAAATCATCAGCATCAGTGAAAAACATAGCCCCTAGTTTTCGAGCTATATGAGAGTAATCTGATCGAGAATGAGCTAAAACTCTATGTCCTTGACGAACTAGAGTTTTCGCAAGAAATtgaccaaaattaccaaaacccaCTATTGCAATCTTTAGTTTTTTGCTTTTTTCAAAAGGATATTC
The nucleotide sequence above comes from Papaver somniferum cultivar HN1 chromosome 8, ASM357369v1, whole genome shotgun sequence. Encoded proteins:
- the LOC113305140 gene encoding F-box/kelch-repeat protein At3g06240-like, encoding MAKKKKLIRLMENFSEDIIMEIMLRLPVKSTVSSVGEKEKSSKVLLSFDIADERFLEISQPDEKWEKFDYKFVGVVGERLCMLCSVSKVGFEVWVMNDYGIKESWTKLFQIDQVTRPLNYLRNIVDLGNGEILLDDEKSNNFILYDPNKKLLDFNRPVFQNSTDFQSVNRRNIFVYMESLVSVNSGTHVGDKQERLDYCEAIKGLR